In a single window of the Thermofilum uzonense genome:
- a CDS encoding sulfurtransferase TusA family protein — protein sequence MPEITVDARGMACPGPISALTRAYRNAQNGDIIVVMATDPGFEPDVKAWIERTKNELLELKKEGEVIVARIKVVAKK from the coding sequence ATGCCTGAAATCACCGTAGATGCAAGAGGAATGGCCTGCCCCGGCCCCATATCCGCTCTCACACGGGCTTACCGTAACGCGCAGAACGGGGATATCATTGTAGTTATGGCCACCGACCCCGGCTTCGAGCCCGACGTCAAAGCCTGGATTGAAAGGACTAAGAACGAGTTGCTAGAGTTGAAGAAGGAGGGCGAAGTTATAGTCGCGCGTATAAAGGTTGTAGCTAAAAAATGA
- a CDS encoding DsrE family protein, whose amino-acid sequence MTKGLAIIMFSGTADKFIPLGVLTQTAANLGVPVRIFVTGFATPYFTKNKPQPRFPKEFEDMVPHLIKGLEKIKAPSWYDMLKEAKEVGDVKVYVCSLIAEALGLKKDHLDPIVDDIVGATFFMKETAEYEVIFI is encoded by the coding sequence ATGACAAAAGGTTTGGCAATTATAATGTTCTCGGGTACAGCCGACAAGTTTATACCTCTTGGTGTTCTCACTCAGACCGCCGCCAACCTTGGAGTCCCCGTAAGGATCTTCGTCACAGGCTTCGCGACACCTTACTTCACTAAAAACAAGCCTCAACCCCGCTTCCCCAAAGAGTTTGAAGACATGGTCCCCCACCTAATTAAGGGACTAGAGAAGATAAAGGCTCCAAGCTGGTATGACATGCTTAAAGAGGCCAAGGAGGTGGGTGACGTCAAAGTTTATGTGTGCAGCCTCATAGCAGAAGCCCTAGGCCTTAAGAAGGATCATCTAGACCCAATAGTTGACGACATTGTAGGCGCAACCTTCTTCATGAAAGAAACCGCCGAATACGAGGTCATATTCATCTAG
- a CDS encoding putative CRISPR-associated protein, producing MMQGSAATGHIVAVGTSLIRNLAQKGKELGIPDNILREFSEWTRAAPRSPTDAIAGGRAAVGTEEFETALRALGGQPFELSAELNAMRPYLERGIVRALTLLASDTGVSEFQARVLASYLEAEGVEVEVQRVQDLGIDFQKGLFNLLDSIVKKFVEYREKGLVVYINLTGGFKLESAILYLAACLTLGQGKAYYIHETMRDTVEVPIIPVMPDPQLLRLLDLLSRGGGSLDTLQSQLTRDSIRKLLESGVLVQTGGELKVRDWIKLLINKEYQRK from the coding sequence ATGATGCAAGGCTCGGCAGCAACGGGACACATAGTAGCAGTGGGGACAAGTCTCATCAGGAACCTCGCCCAGAAAGGAAAAGAATTAGGGATTCCAGATAATATTCTCAGAGAGTTCTCCGAATGGACAAGAGCCGCACCCCGTAGCCCTACAGATGCTATTGCTGGAGGGAGGGCAGCCGTGGGTACAGAGGAGTTTGAAACGGCCTTAAGGGCCCTTGGAGGGCAGCCCTTCGAGCTGAGCGCAGAGCTAAACGCGATGAGACCTTATCTTGAAAGAGGAATAGTCAGAGCCCTTACGCTCTTAGCATCAGACACAGGTGTCTCAGAGTTCCAGGCTAGAGTCCTCGCGAGCTACCTTGAGGCGGAGGGTGTTGAGGTTGAAGTTCAAAGGGTTCAAGACCTGGGTATTGACTTCCAAAAGGGGCTCTTCAATCTCCTTGACAGCATAGTAAAGAAATTTGTCGAGTACAGGGAGAAGGGACTCGTAGTCTACATTAACCTTACGGGAGGCTTTAAGCTGGAGTCCGCTATTCTATACCTTGCTGCTTGTCTCACACTAGGACAAGGTAAGGCCTACTACATACATGAGACAATGAGGGATACCGTAGAGGTTCCGATAATCCCTGTTATGCCGGATCCACAGCTTTTACGGCTTTTAGATTTATTATCAAGGGGCGGTGGGAGCTTAGATACCCTACAGTCTCAACTAACGAGAGATTCCATAAGGAAACTTCTAGAATCTGGGGTTCTTGTTCAAACAGGCGGCGAGCTAAAAGTCAGAGATTGGATAAAGCTCCTGATCAACAAGGAATATCAAAGAAAATAA
- a CDS encoding zinc-dependent alcohol dehydrogenase: MRAAILKAPRSVEVKEISDLKIGKGEILIKVHTVGVCPTDIRYYLGLSKPELWDGRLEYGSSSYGLTGHEVSGVVEEVGEDVNGVTPGELVVPDSYVSCLDCFFCRDGRHNLCPRKLAVGRGYAEFMKVPAKWVHKIPEKLPLDVAAYAEPLAVVLNSVRKLKIEPSEVVLVVGGGPMGVLSALVVRALGAIPIISEVKEERIEFARRLGINAYTPVEAKQVVYSLSNGLGADKVTITALSRETMAFALENSRNGSIIALFGSIHPRSEPQTDLNNIHYAEKIVVGVSDYQLKDMDVALRMLKEKTVQVQELVTAVYPLESIADAFEEAISGRQMKIQVRVSE, encoded by the coding sequence ATGAGGGCTGCAATTTTAAAAGCTCCGAGAAGTGTTGAAGTCAAGGAGATCAGTGATTTAAAAATCGGTAAGGGAGAAATCCTCATCAAGGTCCACACTGTCGGCGTGTGTCCAACAGATATCCGGTATTACTTGGGCTTGAGTAAACCTGAATTGTGGGATGGTCGTTTAGAATACGGCTCTTCTTCCTATGGTCTGACTGGCCACGAGGTTAGTGGAGTAGTTGAAGAGGTGGGAGAAGACGTAAATGGAGTTACTCCTGGAGAATTAGTGGTCCCGGACAGTTATGTGTCATGTCTCGACTGTTTTTTCTGTAGAGACGGCAGGCATAATTTATGCCCCCGGAAGCTCGCCGTTGGTAGAGGATACGCGGAGTTCATGAAAGTTCCCGCTAAATGGGTTCATAAGATACCTGAGAAACTCCCTTTAGATGTTGCAGCCTATGCTGAGCCTTTAGCCGTTGTGTTGAATAGCGTCAGGAAACTCAAAATCGAGCCCTCCGAGGTTGTTCTCGTTGTAGGCGGAGGACCTATGGGCGTCCTTTCAGCGTTAGTGGTACGTGCACTAGGAGCGATTCCAATAATCTCAGAGGTCAAGGAGGAACGTATCGAATTTGCTAGAAGACTAGGGATTAATGCATATACGCCCGTAGAGGCAAAGCAGGTCGTCTATTCGCTTAGCAATGGACTCGGAGCCGACAAGGTTACCATAACAGCCTTAAGCCGGGAGACCATGGCTTTTGCACTAGAAAACTCTCGCAATGGATCCATCATAGCTCTTTTTGGTAGCATCCATCCGAGGAGTGAGCCACAGACTGATCTAAACAACATACACTATGCGGAGAAAATTGTAGTAGGGGTATCAGACTACCAGCTTAAGGATATGGATGTGGCCCTCAGGATGCTGAAGGAGAAAACCGTTCAGGTACAGGAGCTTGTCACTGCCGTATACCCCTTGGAAAGCATAGCCGATGCTTTCGAAGAAGCCATTAGTGGAAGACAGATGAAAATTCAAGTCAGAGTATCAGAATAG
- a CDS encoding class I fructose-bisphosphate aldolase, producing MLDTPGKYSRWSRLTKNSKRLFIVALDHGGEDAIYEGLQDMPRLFNEILNEKPNALILNEGVYLSYFKLLIGKTEVILNIPFDPKAVEFAAKLDVVGVKTAYFGKAPLDPLTSEKMRAVARAAYDFGLIYINEVIPVDPQGKVIYDAHQIARIARVAAEYGGDIVKTAYAEPFETIVEAVPVPVIIAGGEKGSIDIYKVIEKALRAGAQGVAIGRNIFQSPNPREAASRIRKLVEEV from the coding sequence ATGTTGGATACCCCGGGAAAATATAGTCGTTGGAGCAGACTCACAAAAAATTCTAAGAGGTTATTCATAGTAGCACTCGATCACGGGGGAGAGGATGCGATCTATGAAGGTCTACAAGACATGCCCAGACTCTTCAACGAGATACTCAACGAGAAACCCAACGCGCTGATACTCAACGAGGGAGTATACCTCTCCTATTTTAAACTGTTGATAGGCAAGACAGAGGTAATTCTTAACATTCCCTTTGATCCTAAGGCTGTTGAATTCGCCGCAAAACTGGACGTTGTTGGTGTTAAGACAGCTTACTTTGGAAAAGCCCCGCTCGACCCCTTGACTTCTGAGAAGATGAGGGCTGTGGCTAGAGCAGCCTATGATTTTGGACTGATATATATTAATGAAGTAATACCAGTAGATCCTCAGGGTAAGGTAATCTATGATGCCCACCAGATAGCCCGCATCGCACGCGTGGCGGCTGAGTACGGTGGCGACATAGTGAAAACAGCTTATGCTGAGCCATTCGAAACAATTGTGGAGGCTGTCCCTGTACCAGTCATAATAGCGGGTGGTGAGAAGGGCTCGATAGACATCTACAAGGTAATCGAGAAAGCTTTGAGAGCAGGAGCACAGGGAGTCGCTATTGGACGAAACATATTTCAATCGCCTAATCCCCGTGAAGCTGCTTCTAGGATAAGGAAACTAGTTGAAGAGGTCTAA
- a CDS encoding xylulokinase — protein MSNYLLGIDLGTTGCKALLIDENGSKFATATAPISTIAFRNIREQNTSEWRKAVTESTRKVTKNLKGKLEGIISIGVTGHFPSFVPLLNGKEAGNAILYSDLRVKPERILRPADLKTIEDLTGLPREIFPSLTSFKLSYLRRKGVKFNSFLPAKDYIRYLLTSEFSTDWLEAWWTGLFSNGKWSHEILEMLGLEDVELPLIRNPGEVAGELTREASRMLGLKEKTPVATGTIDGMAAFIGGGPLEPGDAVISSGSTDIIAMMTLQKPKTRNPSFYSWPYFEGSTFVLYSSTASSGLSVQFYLRLFNTLGLDIEGLTRRAAKRPPGSLNLLFLPYLQGEYAPFFSPSVRGALFGLDLTHDTVTIFRAFLEGISFSDRHVLEEMQYLGQPLKRIRIGGGGSANALWNEIRASVLGVNVEVLKVKALSALGAAILAGQSIGLFRSLKESALRLIRTEYVVKPRPDWTRRYDKLYRDYLRLSSLTRSFYRSSRV, from the coding sequence GTGTCAAATTATCTGTTAGGTATAGATTTGGGTACCACGGGTTGCAAAGCGTTGCTCATAGACGAGAATGGGAGCAAGTTTGCCACCGCAACCGCACCAATATCCACCATTGCTTTTAGGAACATAAGAGAGCAGAACACCTCCGAGTGGCGGAAGGCAGTTACTGAATCGACTAGAAAAGTTACAAAGAACCTCAAAGGTAAACTTGAAGGGATAATCTCAATAGGAGTGACAGGACATTTTCCGAGCTTTGTCCCCCTCCTCAACGGGAAGGAAGCGGGTAACGCCATACTATACTCTGATCTCCGTGTTAAACCTGAAAGGATACTTAGACCAGCCGATTTGAAAACAATTGAAGATTTGACAGGTCTGCCTAGAGAGATATTCCCCAGTCTAACCTCCTTCAAACTCTCTTATCTTAGACGAAAAGGCGTAAAGTTCAATTCTTTCCTACCAGCCAAAGACTACATCAGATACCTTCTGACAAGCGAGTTTTCCACCGATTGGCTTGAAGCATGGTGGACCGGTCTTTTCTCTAATGGGAAATGGTCTCATGAGATCCTGGAGATGTTAGGGCTAGAGGATGTCGAATTGCCCTTAATAAGAAATCCGGGTGAGGTTGCAGGAGAGCTAACAAGGGAGGCTTCAAGGATGCTTGGTCTAAAGGAAAAAACCCCCGTTGCTACAGGGACAATCGACGGTATGGCGGCCTTCATAGGAGGAGGACCATTAGAACCTGGTGATGCTGTGATTTCCTCCGGCTCAACGGATATCATAGCCATGATGACGTTGCAGAAACCTAAAACCCGTAATCCCTCCTTTTACTCGTGGCCTTACTTTGAAGGGTCTACCTTCGTGCTATATTCTTCTACAGCCTCCTCAGGCTTATCAGTACAGTTCTATCTCCGACTATTTAACACTCTCGGGCTAGATATTGAAGGCTTAACTAGGAGGGCTGCTAAGAGGCCCCCAGGATCCTTAAATCTCCTTTTTCTGCCTTACCTGCAAGGAGAGTATGCGCCATTCTTTAGTCCCAGTGTTAGGGGGGCACTTTTCGGACTGGATTTGACGCACGACACAGTTACCATCTTCAGGGCTTTCCTTGAGGGTATAAGTTTCTCCGATAGACACGTCTTGGAAGAGATGCAGTATCTAGGCCAACCCTTAAAGCGTATACGGATAGGCGGAGGAGGTTCGGCAAACGCTCTATGGAATGAGATTAGAGCTAGCGTGCTAGGTGTAAACGTTGAGGTTCTCAAGGTCAAGGCACTCTCTGCTCTTGGAGCGGCAATCCTGGCTGGCCAATCGATAGGGTTATTCAGGTCGCTTAAAGAGTCAGCTCTAAGACTGATAAGAACTGAGTACGTCGTGAAGCCCAGGCCTGACTGGACTAGAAGGTATGACAAGCTCTACAGGGATTACTTGAGACTATCTTCCCTGACTAGAAGTTTTTACAGGTCAAGCCGGGTATGA
- the cas6 gene encoding CRISPR system precrRNA processing endoribonuclease RAMP protein Cas6, protein MPYVTVAQIELIAINGGSLPWFNGSESRGAFLSIVAQASEKLARRLHDAKRSPYSLKPITFRSGFRLVKSREQASAESGVLFEPGALAVLEVSFLDDTISRSFISEVLPAAPGLIVKGIEFRVEGVSLRVVNPRDILAGGSEAEISSLDVRFITPTYFNPLSGDQRYKVLYPDPQHLFSSLIASAHALTGLDLPRPQELAEKVYISGISIKTPKMVASKPAPNGFTGWVRITFKPGASVQDRRLVTGLLKLGEIVNVGGNRSAGYGVISVKPLTPKNTTNTSQ, encoded by the coding sequence ATGCCGTATGTCACCGTCGCTCAAATCGAGCTCATCGCGATAAACGGTGGATCGCTCCCCTGGTTTAACGGTAGTGAGAGCAGGGGGGCTTTTCTCTCTATAGTCGCGCAGGCTAGCGAAAAGCTTGCACGGAGGCTCCATGATGCAAAACGATCCCCCTATTCGCTAAAACCAATAACGTTTAGGTCTGGGTTTAGGCTGGTCAAGAGCCGCGAACAGGCAAGCGCTGAAAGTGGAGTGCTGTTTGAGCCTGGAGCCCTAGCTGTACTGGAAGTGTCTTTTCTCGACGATACAATTTCGAGGAGTTTTATCTCAGAGGTTCTTCCAGCTGCTCCTGGTCTCATCGTAAAAGGGATTGAGTTTAGAGTGGAGGGCGTCTCACTAAGAGTTGTAAATCCGAGAGACATCTTGGCGGGAGGGAGTGAAGCGGAGATAAGCTCTCTTGATGTACGATTCATAACACCAACCTATTTCAACCCGCTTAGCGGGGATCAAAGATACAAGGTTCTCTATCCCGATCCTCAGCATCTGTTTTCTAGCCTGATAGCCTCAGCTCACGCACTTACGGGACTTGACCTGCCAAGGCCTCAGGAGCTAGCTGAAAAGGTTTACATTAGCGGAATAAGCATAAAGACGCCTAAAATGGTGGCTTCAAAACCGGCTCCGAATGGTTTTACTGGTTGGGTAAGGATAACGTTCAAACCAGGTGCCTCTGTGCAGGATAGAAGGCTTGTTACCGGGCTGTTAAAACTGGGGGAAATCGTTAACGTTGGAGGCAACAGGAGCGCGGGCTATGGCGTTATAAGCGTTAAGCCGTTGACCCCGAAAAATACCACCAATACTTCGCAGTAA
- a CDS encoding prolyl oligopeptidase family serine peptidase: MSAEDPLIELENLESPRTRSIINRFNNEVNELLANIIDKHYSRIRELHDEPRVAGAVLIREGIAVLYRGSTEEVYLLHRDGTREKLLSSPDKEVFTWISKVHGSERLVAVSASLEGRDYSKTYIVDVNDREIVYMLDGIVDSFHKVGDSLIYVRNYRTEKPPDGGDIPTERLVMLQDGREEVVWGSGIVGAGELMGRVFASGDFSRLAVTVQRGWRSARLYVIEYGSWSSSLVEEADHPIRLAGWFEGPVYVRAKDTGDELVVQGEELGIRGILESALVSGDKLLVVTMTDAVHNVNLYDLRVKSWSSPSMPVRYASISIQDEHNGEFLLLASTPSHRHLLFTVRDGEALTWDASMAIPDLEVKDLWLRSSDGVKVHAFYISRTSPPRAVLIYAYGGFGISLTPSYNPFFHYLLERDYAIVIVNARGGREEGEAWHRAGMLENKENTFKDVASFARFFKALGFRVAAMGSSNGGLTVAALATRWPEYLDAALIGYPVLDMLRYHLLYVGRYWIPEYGDPEDPKMREILFRYSPYHNIPSEKRMPPTLIFTGLNDDRVHPAHALKFAEKARGSGHPVYLRVETTSGHMGAKSAVRALEQSYLAAFLEKYLEGR; the protein is encoded by the coding sequence ATGAGCGCCGAAGATCCACTCATAGAGCTGGAGAACTTAGAATCTCCACGCACGAGGAGTATAATCAACCGTTTCAATAACGAGGTCAATGAGCTCTTAGCCAACATTATAGACAAGCACTACTCCCGTATACGCGAGCTTCACGACGAGCCGCGCGTAGCGGGAGCCGTGCTTATACGCGAGGGCATAGCGGTTCTATACAGGGGTTCGACAGAGGAAGTCTACTTGCTACACAGGGATGGAACACGCGAAAAACTCCTGTCTTCCCCGGATAAAGAGGTTTTCACGTGGATTTCAAAGGTACATGGTTCTGAGAGACTGGTAGCTGTCTCCGCCTCGCTCGAGGGCAGGGATTATAGCAAGACTTACATCGTGGACGTTAATGATAGGGAAATTGTCTATATGCTGGATGGGATAGTGGACTCTTTCCACAAGGTGGGGGACTCGCTCATCTATGTTAGGAATTACCGCACTGAGAAGCCGCCTGATGGGGGAGACATTCCCACTGAGAGGCTTGTAATGCTACAGGATGGAAGAGAGGAGGTCGTGTGGGGGAGTGGAATAGTTGGTGCAGGCGAGCTCATGGGAAGGGTCTTTGCTTCAGGGGACTTTTCACGTTTAGCCGTGACTGTGCAGCGTGGCTGGCGCAGTGCAAGGCTTTATGTTATCGAGTATGGCTCTTGGAGCTCGAGTCTGGTTGAGGAGGCCGACCACCCTATTCGGCTTGCGGGCTGGTTTGAGGGGCCTGTCTATGTGAGGGCTAAGGATACGGGGGATGAGCTAGTTGTCCAGGGAGAAGAGTTGGGTATTAGGGGTATCCTTGAGAGTGCTCTAGTATCTGGTGACAAGTTGCTAGTGGTAACAATGACGGACGCCGTCCATAACGTCAACTTGTACGACCTACGCGTGAAGTCCTGGTCCAGCCCCAGCATGCCTGTAAGGTATGCTTCGATATCTATACAGGATGAGCACAATGGAGAATTCCTCCTGTTAGCCTCTACCCCCTCTCATAGACATCTTTTATTCACGGTTAGGGATGGTGAGGCTTTAACCTGGGATGCGAGCATGGCAATCCCCGATCTAGAAGTCAAGGACTTGTGGCTAAGGAGCAGCGACGGCGTAAAGGTTCACGCCTTCTACATTTCGCGCACATCTCCACCCAGGGCTGTCCTCATATACGCTTATGGGGGTTTTGGGATAAGCTTAACTCCATCCTATAATCCATTCTTCCATTACCTTCTCGAGAGAGATTATGCTATCGTGATAGTTAATGCACGTGGGGGGAGAGAGGAGGGAGAAGCTTGGCATCGGGCAGGCATGCTTGAGAACAAGGAAAACACCTTTAAGGACGTTGCGAGCTTTGCAAGATTCTTTAAAGCGTTAGGTTTTAGGGTAGCAGCTATGGGATCCAGCAACGGGGGTCTCACAGTAGCCGCGCTCGCGACCAGATGGCCCGAATATTTGGATGCTGCGCTTATAGGCTATCCGGTGCTGGATATGCTGCGGTATCATCTACTATACGTCGGGCGATACTGGATCCCAGAGTACGGCGATCCTGAAGACCCCAAGATGCGTGAGATTCTGTTTAGGTACAGCCCGTATCACAACATTCCAAGCGAAAAGAGGATGCCTCCAACGCTAATCTTTACGGGCTTGAATGATGACAGGGTTCACCCAGCCCATGCTTTGAAATTCGCAGAGAAGGCTCGCGGATCCGGGCATCCCGTCTACTTGAGGGTTGAAACAACTAGTGGACACATGGGGGCAAAGTCTGCCGTCAGGGCTCTAGAACAATCATACTTAGCAGCTTTCCTTGAGAAATACCTCGAGGGAAGATAA
- a CDS encoding ArsB/NhaD family transporter, translating to MANGSTIMGVSHLLGFIILSFLLGAMIARSRKPTIPIWSIMAFTSFLTIAFGLVRLDEVGSIIDWNVVLFLVGMFSIVGLAESSGLFNLMGFWFINHFESRYHLILASSIFFGLLAAISMNDTVAFMGPPLAYTVSRALDIDPRVMFLLLAFSLTIGSVTTPIGNPQNVLIVEESGITAPFYEFFRMLFVPTLINLVITPMILVKLFGVEEKRKSLILIPGESITNKRDAALGALGLVSTVLILIANDLMQLLGLPYVEKRGLIPFFIAAALYIVSSNPRELLGKVDWGTIIFFISMFITMQGVWRSGVFTPLLSMMMPHRMEGPQALASITFSSLLISQVISNVPFASFFTIYMKSLGYTRHDELYWIALAFSSTIAGNLTPLGAASNIIILEYLESRMNTTIILKDFLKAGLIVTAVNTALLYNDIG from the coding sequence ATGGCTAACGGGTCTACCATCATGGGTGTGTCTCATCTACTAGGATTCATAATATTATCCTTCCTCCTGGGAGCCATGATAGCCAGGAGTAGAAAACCAACCATTCCCATATGGAGCATAATGGCTTTCACCTCTTTTCTAACAATCGCTTTCGGGCTCGTAAGGCTGGACGAGGTCGGGTCAATAATCGACTGGAACGTAGTCCTCTTCCTAGTAGGCATGTTCAGCATTGTAGGCCTGGCGGAGTCCTCAGGCCTCTTCAACCTTATGGGTTTCTGGTTCATAAATCACTTTGAATCTCGTTACCATCTAATCCTGGCCTCATCAATCTTCTTCGGCCTTCTCGCCGCGATATCCATGAATGATACCGTTGCCTTTATGGGTCCGCCTTTAGCTTACACGGTTTCAAGGGCGCTTGACATAGATCCCCGGGTTATGTTTCTTCTCCTAGCCTTCTCCCTAACAATAGGCTCAGTTACAACCCCTATAGGAAACCCTCAGAATGTGTTAATTGTTGAGGAGTCGGGTATCACAGCCCCCTTCTACGAATTCTTCCGTATGCTCTTTGTACCAACACTCATCAACCTGGTCATAACTCCCATGATACTCGTGAAGCTCTTTGGGGTTGAGGAGAAGAGGAAGAGCCTAATCCTGATTCCAGGAGAATCAATCACTAATAAGAGGGATGCCGCTCTAGGAGCACTCGGCCTGGTATCAACGGTGTTAATCCTTATAGCGAACGATCTTATGCAGCTTCTAGGTCTTCCTTACGTCGAGAAAAGAGGACTTATACCCTTCTTCATAGCTGCTGCGCTATACATTGTATCTAGTAATCCAAGAGAACTTCTAGGCAAGGTAGACTGGGGGACAATAATATTCTTCATATCGATGTTTATCACCATGCAAGGCGTCTGGAGGAGTGGGGTATTCACCCCCCTCCTAAGCATGATGATGCCGCACAGAATGGAAGGTCCTCAAGCCTTAGCCTCCATTACGTTCTCCTCTCTCCTCATAAGTCAGGTTATTAGCAACGTGCCCTTCGCAAGCTTCTTTACTATATACATGAAGAGCCTCGGCTATACGAGACACGACGAATTATACTGGATCGCTTTAGCTTTCTCCTCAACCATCGCGGGGAACCTTACACCCCTGGGTGCAGCCTCCAACATAATAATTCTCGAATACCTTGAATCAAGAATGAACACGACCATAATTTTAAAAGACTTTCTAAAAGCGGGCTTGATAGTCACAGCGGTGAACACGGCGCTTCTTTATAATGATATAGGATGA
- a CDS encoding sulfite exporter TauE/SafE family protein encodes MLSLTMTQVALTLISGFIVSFSLALIGGGGSLLAIPLLLYFVGLAYDPRYTIDYISHIAIGTTAMAVGLNAYINAFIHWRRGNVRLKEGATFTLLGATGSYLGARVGLAVHGASLIFMLGLAMIAMAFYVLRGSEPDEEKDFSISRTRHSWLRLFLSSTAVGFASGFFGIGGGFLVVPTLLFSTRMDILRAIGTSLIAVGTFGLITAATYLVHAGLVDPLLSTLYLLGGLAGGWIGSKVASSMPRRTLRRIFAVVMIAVALYLIYINYSSVLP; translated from the coding sequence ATGCTTAGCCTAACTATGACACAGGTCGCGTTGACTTTAATTAGCGGCTTTATCGTGAGCTTCTCTCTAGCTCTAATTGGAGGCGGGGGCTCCTTACTTGCAATACCCTTGCTGCTCTACTTTGTAGGCCTCGCTTATGATCCTCGCTACACAATAGACTATATCAGCCATATAGCGATTGGAACAACGGCCATGGCAGTAGGGCTTAACGCCTACATTAACGCCTTTATACACTGGAGAAGAGGAAACGTACGTCTCAAGGAGGGTGCGACCTTTACTCTGCTAGGGGCAACGGGTAGCTATCTGGGGGCACGGGTAGGGCTTGCAGTACACGGGGCATCTTTAATCTTTATGCTAGGCTTAGCTATGATCGCAATGGCGTTCTATGTTCTGCGAGGCAGCGAGCCCGATGAGGAAAAAGACTTTTCCATAAGCAGGACAAGGCATAGCTGGCTTAGACTTTTCCTTTCAAGCACAGCTGTAGGGTTTGCCTCGGGCTTCTTCGGCATAGGTGGAGGATTCCTTGTCGTCCCGACGCTGCTATTTAGCACGAGGATGGATATTCTCAGAGCTATAGGAACATCCCTTATAGCTGTCGGAACCTTCGGCCTCATTACCGCGGCCACATATCTGGTTCACGCCGGCCTCGTAGACCCCCTCCTGAGCACGCTCTACCTGCTGGGAGGACTAGCTGGAGGATGGATCGGCTCCAAGGTGGCTTCAAGCATGCCGAGGAGAACCCTGAGGAGGATTTTCGCCGTAGTGATGATCGCTGTAGCGCTATATCTAATTTATATAAACTATTCTTCTGTCCTCCCGTAG
- a CDS encoding winged helix-turn-helix domain-containing protein translates to MKKEYLRLHAFLLTTLVVCVYSSYAYSAPLLLVTRPGVLVERTTTGKITSYTLTLVIPPLTGLSSERLACLSEANVVKKQASTGSVEVKDGCVYFTVQNPSLEPLKAEVVLEVEEIPSVQPQPPVALIAAVASVAAASYLTMTEGGREKLFTALSLPVSYYVSRYEDVSRSPKRVTILEYVKANPGVTTRRISRETSISFGEVQWHLSILERLGFVERVRIGKYSCYYYRGTPLEVWLSNFVTRELRTSINAEALRKAKPRFEFLAQRGLIPYNEVQLIVTRENGRKTSS, encoded by the coding sequence ATGAAGAAAGAGTATCTCAGGCTCCACGCTTTCCTCTTAACTACCCTAGTCGTATGTGTATATTCATCCTATGCCTATTCCGCCCCCTTGCTTCTCGTAACTCGTCCCGGAGTCCTAGTCGAGAGGACTACCACCGGAAAAATCACCTCTTATACACTGACACTAGTAATACCCCCTCTGACCGGTTTATCAAGTGAAAGGCTGGCATGTTTGAGCGAAGCTAATGTGGTTAAGAAACAAGCGTCTACAGGCTCCGTCGAGGTTAAAGATGGGTGCGTCTATTTTACTGTGCAAAACCCCAGCCTAGAGCCACTTAAAGCTGAAGTGGTGCTTGAAGTGGAGGAGATTCCAAGTGTTCAGCCACAGCCCCCTGTAGCTCTCATAGCGGCTGTCGCTTCCGTGGCTGCAGCATCATACCTGACGATGACTGAGGGGGGACGGGAGAAGCTTTTCACGGCTCTCTCATTACCCGTCTCTTATTACGTATCGCGTTATGAAGACGTTTCGAGAAGCCCTAAACGCGTAACAATCCTCGAGTACGTTAAAGCTAATCCCGGCGTAACAACCAGGAGAATCTCGAGAGAGACTAGCATAAGCTTCGGAGAGGTCCAGTGGCACCTGAGCATATTGGAGAGGCTAGGCTTCGTGGAGCGTGTAAGGATCGGAAAGTATTCTTGCTATTACTACAGGGGCACACCGTTAGAGGTGTGGCTTTCGAACTTCGTTACAAGGGAGCTCAGGACAAGCATTAATGCAGAGGCCTTGAGAAAAGCTAAGCCTCGATTCGAGTTCTTGGCCCAGAGGGGACTCATCCCATATAATGAGGTTCAGTTGATCGTTACAAGAGAAAATGGAAGAAAAACCTCCAGTTAA